One window of Rhinoraja longicauda isolate Sanriku21f chromosome 9, sRhiLon1.1, whole genome shotgun sequence genomic DNA carries:
- the LOC144596981 gene encoding saccharopine dehydrogenase-like oxidoreductase — protein MAADRPYQFIVFGASGFTGQYVVEEVARVAAATEGRQEQNLTWAIAGRDRNKLEKALERAADALGTPEVKSKECIICDLNDLSSLAAMCQQGSIILNCVGPYRFFGEMVVKACIENGTHCIDISGEPQFLESMQLKYNASAAEKGIYVVGSCGFDSIPADMGVLYTRNQLKGTLTAVDSFLKLETGPKGASFHEGTWQSAIHGMSDHTNLKKLRRQFELKPLPVIGTKLKRRVGVFHSNKVNQYAIPFLGSDASVVKRTQRFLYENLQESPVQYGAYATVGGIRSVILLMVAGFFFWCFSKCKFGRKLMIKYPEFFSCGYFTKEGPTKGQMEETSFSMTFFGEGYQEGQDPQKGKPSLKICTRVKGPEPGYVATSMAMVQAAITILWEQKLIPKRGGVYTPGAIFSKSTLIERLTKRGIEFTVISKPEA, from the exons ATGGCGGCAGACAGGCCTTACCAATTCATCGTGTTCGGCGCCTCCGGCTTCACCGGGCAGTACGTGGTGGAGGAGGTAGCCCGGGTGGCAGCTGCGACCGAGGGGCGGCAGGAGCAAAATCTAACATGGGCCATCGCCGGCAGGGACCGAAACAAACTGGAGAAAGCACTGGAGCGAGCAGCGGACGCCCTAG GAACTCCGGAAGTCAAGTCTAAAGAATGCATAATCTGTGATTTAAATGATTTATCCTCACTTGCTGCCATGTGCCAGCAGGGATCCATTATCCTCAATTGTGTAGGACCT TACAGGTTTTTTGGAGAGATGGTGGTGAAGGCCTGTATTGAAAATGGAACTCACTGTATTGACATTAGTGGTGAACCTCAG tttttggaaagcatgcaactaAAATATAATGCATCAGCTGCTGAAAAAGGAATATATGTGGTTGGAAGCTGTGGATTTGATTCTATTCCAGCAGATATGGGTGTACTTTACACCAGGAACCAGTTGAAAG GTACTCTGACTGCTGTGGATAGCTTCCTGAAGTTGGAGACAGGACCAAAG GGTGCCAGTTTTCACGAGGGAACTTGGCAGTCAGCAATTCATGGAATGTCTGATCATACTAACCTGAAGAAACTAAGAAGACAGTTTGAACTTAAACCTCTTCCGGTTATTGGGACCAAACTAAAACGCAG GGTTGGAGTATTTCATAGTAACAAAGTAAATCAATATGCTATTCCATTCCTGGGGTCTGATGCCTCAGTAGTCAAACGCACACAGCGGTTCCTGTATGAGAACCTGCAGGAAAGTCCT GTTCAGTATGGTGCATATGCTACTGTGGGTGGAATTAGGTCAGTCATTCTGCTGATGGTAGCTGGATTCTTCTTCTGGTGTTTCTCAAAATGTAAATTTGGAAGGAAACTTATGATCAAA TATCCAGAGTTTTTCTCATGTGGATATTTTACAAAGGAAGGACCAACCAAAGGACAG ATGGAAGAGACCTCTTTCAGCATGACTTTCTTTGGTGAGGGATATCAGGAAGGTCAAGATCCTCAAAAAGGCAAACCTTCACTGAAAATCTGCACTCGGGTGAAAGGGCCAG AACCTGGCTATGTTGCTACCTCGATGGCTATGGTGCAGGCCGCTATTACAATACTCTGGGAGCAAAAGTTGATACCGAAGCG GGGTGGGGTTTACACACCTGGAGCAATATTCTCAAAGAGTACACTCATTGAAAGACTGACTAAGCGTGGCATTGAGTTCACTGTCATCAGCAAGCCTGAAGCATAA